One stretch of Arachis duranensis cultivar V14167 chromosome 1, aradu.V14167.gnm2.J7QH, whole genome shotgun sequence DNA includes these proteins:
- the LOC107476694 gene encoding calcium-dependent protein kinase 28 has protein sequence MGACFSASKVVSGSNTTSHHNKHKHQRHHQQQKQRPTHKHVPCGKRTDFGYDKDFDDRYSLGKLLGHGQFGYTYVAIDKADGHRVAVKRLDKAKMVLPIAVEDVKREVKILKALAGHENVVQFYNAFEDDSYVYIVMELCEGGELLDRILAKKNSRYSEKDAAVVVRQMLKVAAECHLHGLVHRDMKPENFLFKSTKENSPLKATDFGLSDFIKPGKKFHDIVGSAYYVAPEVLKRKSGPESDVWSIGVITYILLCGKRPFWDKTEDGIFKEVLRNKPDFRRKPWPTISSAAKDFVKKLLVKDPRARLTAAQALSHPWVREGGEASEIPIDISVLSNMRQFVKYSRLKQFALRALASTLNEEELADLRDQFDAIDVDKNGSISLEEMRQALAKDLPWKLKESRVLEILQAIDSNTDGLVDFTEFVAATLHVHQLEEHDSAKWQRRSQAAFEKFDIDKDGYITPEELRMHTGLRGSIDPLLEEADIDKDGKISLPEFRRLLRTASIGSRNLPSPSGNRRTTILE, from the exons ATGGGCGCGTGCTTTTCCGCATCTAAAGTCGTTAGCGGCTCCAATACGACGTCGCATCACAACAAACACAAACACCAACGGCATCACCAGCAGCAGAAGCAACGGCCTACGCACAAGCACGTGCCGTGCGGCAAGCGAACCGATTTCGGTTACGACAAAGACTTCGATGACCGTTACTCCCTTGGCAAGTTGTTAGGTCACGGTCAATTCGGTTACACCTATGTCGCAATTGACAAGGCCGATGGCCACCGCGTCGCCGTTAAGAGGCtcgataaggcaaag ATGGTTCTTCCTATAGCTGTGGAGGACGTCAAGCGAGAAGTCAAGATACTGAAAGCACTTGCTGGCCACGAGAATGTGGTTCAGTTCTACAATGCTTTTGAAGATGATTCCTATGTGTACATAGTTATGGA gtTGTGTGAGGGTGGAGAACTGCTAGATCGGATATTGGCCAA GAAGAACAGTCGGTATAGTGAAAAAGATGCCGCAGTGGTTGTCAGGCAGATGCTCAAGGTTGCTGCTGAGTGTCATCTACATGGTTTGGTACACCGCGACATGAAACCAGAG AACTTCCTTTTCAAATCAACCAAAGAAAACTCACCTTTAAAGGCTACAGATTTTGGTTTGTCAGATTTCATAAAACCTG GAAAAAAATTTCATGATATAGTTGGCAGTGCTTACTATGTTGCGCCTGAAGTTTTAAAACGCAAGTCGGGCCCTGAGTCAGATGTGTGGAGCATAGGTGTTATTACTTACATATTACTCTGTGGGAAACGTCCATTTTGGGATAAGACCGAGGATGGTATTTTCAAGGAG GTCTTACGTAACAAGCCTGATTTCCGCAGGAAACCATGGCCAACTATAAGCAGTGCAGCAAAGGATTTTGTGAAGAAATTGTTGGTAAAGGATCCTCGGGCAAGATTAACTGCTGCTCAGGCTTTGT CACATCCATGGGTTAGAGAAGGAGGAGAAGCATCGGAGATTCCTATTGATATATCAGTTCTGAGCAACATGCGCCAGTTTGTGAAGTATAGCCGGTTGAAACAATTTGCATTGAGG GCATTGGCGAGTACACTTAATGAAGAAGAGTTGGCTGATCTAAGAGATCAATTTGACGCGATTGATGTGGACAAAAATGGTTCAATTAGTCTGGAAGAGATGAGACAG GCTCTTGCTAAAGATCTACCTTGGAAGTTGAAAGAATCGCGTGTTCTAGAGATATTGCAAGCG ATAGATAGCAACACAGATGGGCTAGTGGATTTCACTGAGTTTGTGGCTGCTACATTACATGTTCACCAATTGGAGGAACATGACTCTGCAAAGTGGCAGCGACGATCACAGGCTGCTTTTGAGAAATTCGACATAGACAAGGATGGATATATTACTCCGGAGGAACTAAGAATG CATACAGGATTAAGAGGTTCAATTGATCCTCTGCTTGAGGAAGCTGACATTGACAAAGATGGAAAAATCAGCCTTCCAGAATTTCGCAGACTCCTAAGAACTGCAAGCATTGGTTCTCGGAATTTGCCAAGCCCCAGCGGCAACCGGCGCACTACAATCTTAGAATAG